The Ziziphus jujuba cultivar Dongzao chromosome 3, ASM3175591v1 region TCATCATCACATAAGAGTGATAGATCACAGAAAAAATAAGCACTTTTATTAACTTTACAAATCTGCAAATGAAACACcatataaaagaacaaaaaaggtTCATacattacatataaaatatccacACACTTTGATCTTTtggaaacaaataaatatcaaaatctacAGCCAACAACAGAGAGTAGCAATAACTAAATGAAACACATTATACATTAACTGGGCAGTTTAGCTTCAATGATCCATAGAGTCGAAAATGATTGTATGGAAGCTGCTTCTTCACCAACCCTTATTTTTTCCACTTTGGAGAGTATCAATTCCCACACATTAACGTATAGTTTTCTTAGGATGGAATAGGCTATCTAACACCATTATATAAAGCTCAAGAAGATGATGTGGCAGGGGCCACGGTGGCTGGGTTGAAGGCACCCTGCTCAGCACAGGATAGCACTTCATTCGGCCCTGCCTCCTCACGGCCAACACCCATCAGATCAAGGTAGTAGAGGTAATGGGAAATGATGGTGTTCATGGGATCAATATCACCCTGTCCGCAAGTCATCTCTCCATAAAGAATATTCATTGTGGCGCCAAATCCAGGAACCCGCTTAGCCAAAGTATCATTCTTGGTAGGTTTCCATCCACCAACAAAGACTTCATGAGCAGAAGGCTGTAACTTTTTTATTGGGGTCATCCACCTCCACATGGCGGCCATGAATGCAAGTGTAGCATTCTGCTCAATGTATTCTGGGTGGTTCAATAGATCCACATCCAACGCTTTTCCAACAGCACCATAATTGAAGTTCCTACAACAATtactccaacaaaaaaacatcAGCAATCACAGTATTGACTCGAGAACATCATAAACGAGTTAATGCCAAAATGCAAAAATGGAAGCCACTATTTAGTAGTAGCAAGATAAATAAAGCATCTAGTCATAAAGCATTTTGTCCAACTAAAAGTTGATGATTCAACCACATAGTTTCCCCAAAAATGTAATGTATCCTGATTCAACTAAATGTAGCAATTAAACTGTAATGTATCCTGATTTCTAATATTGAAGATGAAAAGCTGTTTTTTTTATGAGTATCTGGATGTTTCGAAGATTGTGAAAAGACCTTTTAATCTATGAGGATTCTTCTTCATACAAACAATATCTTTTTAAGTTCCAATTTCCAAGGCAAACAAAGTTAagtagagaaagaaagaaaatagggccagaaaataattgaatagaaacaaattaaaatgacAATTCAAACAATACACACCAGTAGATGGGTATGGCACCGCGGCCATAGTATTGGGCTCCAGGAGTGCAGGGGAATTCAAATTTGTAAGAGTCATCACAATACGACTGACTAGGACTCATTTCCTTGTTGTAACAAAGACCCCAGGCCAATGGTCCTCCTGTGGCAACTCCATAACCACCTGGAAAATCATCAGCAAGATTAGCCatcaaaatcacaaaataataataataataataataaaataaaaataaaaacaatgggCATAGTAGCAGCCCAATCAAAATCACAATCAAATCAAGCACACCAATTATCCATACCCATTTGAACTTCCATAGTTTTTCCTAGTTGAGGTCTACATCTCAAACAACTCAAACAAATTGAGAATCGCTGAATCCAATCCAATCAAATCCGGTAAATGCATTCCAAAACCAAATGAATCTTAGAAACTAAACTCTAGCAATCCAAACCCAATATGCAATAAAACTCAGCAAGCTAGAAAACTCATTTCTTCAGAGTCAGGTTCCAATTTCAGCTCTCGTCCAACCCAAAAGAGTTATATACAAGACCCAAATTCAGAGACAAAAACCAAACACAAAATCCACAGGAAATTTTTACTCACAAGATGTTTTAGCGCCGACATGGGCGAGGAAAGCAGCGACCTCCTTCATCTGCATGAGTTTCCCACCAGTGGTGCCGAAGCCTAACGGCTGGTAAATAGCAGAGGCGATGATGAAAGACTGGTAATCCCAGAATCCGACGGCATGGGCCACCGGAGAGTTGCGCTTGGAGAAAAGGTTCTCAAACTGGTAGACTTGGAAGTTTTCGGAAATGGTTTGGTTACAACAGAATTTAGACCATCGATTGCATTCCCAATCTTTGATACAAACCTTGACCCCCTTCACCTTCTTCACCAACCTCGTCGAATCATCGCTATTGATACCCACCACCAGATTCACAACCAGCAGCCCAATTAACAAAGCAACTCCTCGAGTGGTCCACATTGTTCTTTGCCTGAAAAAACCCAGATCCCAGAACCCAAAAACAACCCagcaaaaaacataaataaataaaaacagcagcttttcctttttcttttttttttttttctttttttttttttttggggggggggggggggggggggggggggttcgTTTATTGTTAggatagaaagaaaaaaggaaagaaaactgaAAAACCCAAAGTCGAAATTCACTTACCTGTGAACCAGAGAAGCTTACAAACTTGAAAGAAAGTCTTAAGTCTTTCAGATCCCCAACTgggtattttttttctctttcttttatttgatttgttggGTATGATTTTCTATTAAGAGTTGGAATGCGAGAGGGAGAGAGGGACAAGACCCAACCGACGAAGAAGAGGAACCcaaaaatttgagaaatgtGTGTTAGACGGAACGTCGTTTTCAGGCCTGACGTCCTTGCTTTTGGTTAAAGATCTTACAGGTTTGATGAGGTTGGACGATGGAGATTGGTTTATGCGTGTGAGAGTGAGGAAGAAGATGTTCGATGTTTAAAGGAAGAACAGGCTGGATTTAAGAAATGGAACCTCTTTGATTCTTAAAGGAAGACGACCCCACCATGCTCCACCGACACACATGGACCaacagtgtgtgtgtgtgtgtgtgtgtgtgagagtgCCAGTGGGTTTGACTCCAAATTTTGTATCCTTTGCATACAAAGTCCAGCCCAACCCAATTCTGGATTCGGAAGTCTAATTATCTGGAGTGCTGCTATTTACACAACCCAATTTGCTGTGATTTCCTATCTAAAATTACTTAAAACCCCTTTTattcttatgttttttttccttatgaaatttttaatttttgatttttagttattattatatcTCTTGAACTTATTTGTCAACGTTTCATTCCCTCCAACATTGCAGTACCATCGCAAGCCATTGAGACTTAGGAACAAAGTTAAGTTTCAACACAAGAAACCATTTTTACTCTTTTAGAGTAAAACAAATCTTACTTTTTGAAAACTAAGATTTTGTTTGgtgatgtttttttcttttagttttcaaaatattattttgaaaataaaaaaatttatttttattttgttttatgaaaataaaaagtgttTGACCAGTGATgttgaaaacagttttcaagattaaaaagtaaaaaacagaaaatatcattttaatattttctaaattttttttttaatttgttttctaaaattgtttttaaaaactgatggtcaaacagataatttttttgtttcgaAAACAATTTCTATTTAGAACATAAAACTGTTTAAAATCTTAATGGCCAAATATGTcctaattttctataaaaaaaaatatgaaaaaaaagttcTAGCTGAAGGAATTTGCACCCCTGTTTGATTCATTTGGATAGTTCATGGAATTAAAAGACTaaatattgtgaaaatttaagattttttctTCTATAAGAGAGAATAACCAtctatctctatctctctctttctctatatttaaTATTCCCTTGCCCTTTCCTTTCAAGAAACCCTAGAAACAAAAACCATCCAAAAATTAAAGCACTAATTTTCAAGGTTGCCATGGTCAAGAAGCGAAATTTGTGAAATTCTAACTCCAAAACCATCAAAGTCCAAGAGCTTCAAAAGCCTAACTTTGCATCAAAGAAACATTTATATACTCGATACATGTCTTGGTACACTTAGATGTGTCCCTAACATTATTCTTTTCCCTTAAACAAGATAAGGTAAActtaggaaataaaaaaaaaaaaaaaacaaaaaaacaaaaagataatagtTACTTGAATAAAATTTGGGTTTGAAATGATACAAGAGAGTCAACCTGAGAGTGGGTTGACTCCAGCCCAAACCCAAAATGGCAAACAAGTCCAACTGTCTGTTTGGCTTGCGAGAGACTGTTTCGCCCCCCTTGCCCGGtccaagagaaaataaaaagaaaagaaaagagttgGGAAATGGAAAAAATGAGAAAGGCGggtaaataacaattatatattcataatttataacAACACAGAGAGAGCATAGAGGgcaggaagaaggaagaagaagactgAAAAAGCAGCATCTCACACACTCTTCTATCATTCTTTCAAAAGTTTCAAAGCTTTGTTGGTTGCTATGGATTTGGACCCTGATGATATCTTCCGAGATGACGAGGACGACCTCGATAATGATTTCCAtctggttttcttttctttctttttttgtgtgttttattattattattattattattattattattattattttgttttcgatAAATTGATAGTTTtcacaagatttttttttttttttgacttcttATGTATTCctgtaattttttctttctgggTTTAATGaaatgcagaaaaaaaaaaatgattttgtatgTAATCTTAATTAGGAAAAGGAGGCAACCAAAGAGTTTTTGGTGATCTTGGTCGATGCTTCCCCCAAAATGTTCAACACTACTTCTCCTtctgtaagttttttttttttttttttttttttttcaaattgttgGGTTAAATTTCTTTAACTGAAATTTGACATGCAATGTTGAACTTGATTATCTATTTTCAGTTTATTTTATACCCATTTGTTTGTATGTATGTTTTGGCTGTTATAATGGTTGTATAATATTTGAGCTACAGTGGCACAATGAAAGTTAGCAACCAAACTGTTTTGTTGAGCTTATGGTGTTGATAATGTTTGGGACTCTTGATTCTTGTCTAATTGTGGTTCGGTTGGCAAAGACTTTGATAAGTGTAATTTGGCCAAACAGTGATTGACTTTTTAGAAGCTGCCTGTCTTGAAGTTAGTTTGTGCTTGTATCTTGCAGTACCCATGCAGTTAGACTGAATTCTGTTAAAATCTATTGTTCCTGATCAATAAATGGGATGGTGTTTTACAGCTACTTAACTGGGTTTTTAGCTTCTTGAGTTATCACTTATTGGTAAGAAAATCAATCGACCACACCTTTTCACATGATATGCTCTAAACCACTAGTTTTTATTCTTCTAAATCATGATTTTCGTTTCATGGTTAACATATTATCCTACGTGGCTCAGTCTCATACTTCCATGTTAGTTTCATATGCATGCAGGTTTTGTTGTTCTAGTCATGTGAGGTGtagtacaaattttaaaatattaaaaatatggttgctttaacaaaaatgaaaacccaCATTAGAGCAAAATCTTAATCTTACAACAAGAAAGTCCCAAAGGAGTTTTAATTAAGTTGTAAATTTTAGCAAACATGATTTGACTATCTTCTTCACCTTTGACTGTTGAAcagttcatttcaggatgcagaAATGAAGGAAAATCAAAATCTCCTTAAGTGAACTCCCAATGattgatgattattttattaattatcaaacaaTTGGTTTACTTCTTTGTTTGGAAAAACTCAACATGTATTCTTTACATGAAACTTTCCACTGGTGTGATGATGTTTGTAGTTTATTTCTGCCAAAAGTAATCCAAACAGCGATGTCATTTTGACAGACTGTTGCTCTGACTttctgaaaatattttaataagttttttcCACTGGTCTGTTTTGGCAGGAAGATAACAAGGATGAAACTCATTTTCATATTGCTGTGAGTTGCATATCTCAGTCATTAAAGACTCAAATCATCAATAGATCGTATGATGAAGTTGCTATATGCTTCTTTAACACGGTGAGATATGTTGACAACATTAAACTTAAATTGTATGATTTCTTAGATCAATTTTTTCAGTTTTATGTTGAAATTGTTCAACCTTGAATCATGTGGGGCCATCTGGAGATGAAGTGATAGTCATGGTTTTGAAGGTTCTGTGCTCTCTTTGAAGAGCATCTCTTACACACTTGGAGTATAGaatcatcaaaaaaatatattccaaGTTCCAACAAACTTTTAATCTGCTAAGCTACCGTCAATCTCTAAATGGTTTAAGTCGTTAAGAAGTGGCTCCAATTATGTTCCTTGAGAGAGGAAGGGGTTCAACTACCTTTGACTCCTACTCTCTTCATACAAGAAATTCTATGGAGGGGGCAGAGTGAATAAAGGAAAGGAACAAGGGCTGTCTTGCTTGGCATAAAggttggttaaaaaaaaaaaaaaaaaaagaaaaaaaaagaaaaagattgaaTGGAACGATGCATAGACAAGTAAATCCCTTATGAATTCTAAGGCACTCCTTTACTATAATTAAGGGATTTGTCATTCAAAGGGAAGTAGACTACTCAAgaatttcacatttcatttattttattttatatcataatTGATTATTAAACAAAGAACTCAGAGTAAACACAAACATACATTAACACATTTAATTCTTCAAACGATCTGTAACTcgctattttgaaattttatcaagAAGGTTCCTACTGAAAAGATGATCTCCAAAGTAGAAAGCCATACTGGAGCTGCTTTAACAACTTTAACTGAGTATTATATACTTTTCACATTCTCTCCTTTTCTTGTTTAAACTATCAAATCTCTgaaatttcagttttttttttctccttattttattattttttgttttagtggtttttttttttttaattttttaattcccAACGTGTACTCACGCTGTTCTCTTGATGAAAATTGTTATTGTGACGAAGGAATGATTTGCATATGAAAGTACCTTTTTCTCCAGGAAATATTCTTGACAATGATCCTatatttacttttgttttcATGCTTATTATGTTACCGGTTCATTATGAAGATCTGTACTTTAGAATCAAGTACTTCCAAGACAATTGTTATTCCCAACTGTAATTAATTCTCATCTGAATATATTTGTACAATTGcagagggaaaagaaaaatttacagGACTTAAATGGTGTCTTTGTTTTCAATGTAGCTGACCGAGATTATTTAGACAGGCCTACTGCAAGGCTAATAAAAGAGTTTGACCTTATAGAGGGTATGTCCCGGAATGAAAAGTGTATTTATCTTTATCGATAAGTGGAAACTTTATTgttgtatttgtttttcttttcttggacTCTATATATTTGTTGCATtgttgttttagggttttatttggtATTCCTGAAGTGTGCTGGATTATGCTAGAAGTTATGAAGCTATCCATGTGAATAACTCAAGaatatggttttaaaaattGGTTGAGTTCTAAGAGAAATTCTGAAATTATTTGCATAACTCTTGTACCAAGGACATATTCCtttctattattataattgcttattaatttttctcttattgAATACACATCATATTTAAGCTTTGCATTAGTGGTTTTAGATTTTAAGGGTATGAGAATACATGCTACTTCTCTGTCTTATGATAAGAAAGGAATTCTTTGACAATTTGCCCTTCATGGGAATACTTATAGAGAAGTTCTTGCAGATTCATTTATGAGAGAAATCGGAAGTCAGTATGGTATTGTTTCTGGGTCTCGAGAGAATTCTCTTTACAATGCACTCTGGGTAGCACAAGCTTTATTGCGCAAAGGGTAAGATGatattttaatcaatatatttttcctGTTGAATTATTTACTTCCTGCTAAAGTACTGAgcctaaaagaaaattaataaataaaaagaaagaagaagaagaagaagatcttCTGACTTGGTCCCCTTATCATTGTTTCTGGTAGTAATTATCAATGATACTTGTCAGATCAACAAAGACAGCTTATAAGCGGATGCTATTGTTCACAAATGAAGACGATCCATTTGGGAGTATCGAGGGAGCAGCAAAGGCTGATATGAGAAAAACAACAATGCAGCGGGCTGAAGTATAATTTGCACAAAATCATAATTCATTGTTTCtataaacaaaaattcattGTTATGAAGTAActtttgccttttcttttcctttttcttcattaaaggaTGCACGGGATCTTGGCATCTCAATTGAACTTCTCCCATTGAGTAGGCCTGATGAAGAGTTCAATGTTTCTCATTTCTATGCTGTATGTATCTTCCTTTACTGTTTTGTACTCTGTTTTATTGATTAACTTCCATGGCAGGCTACATCTCACCACTTTAAACACTTTGTATTCCAGGATCTAATGGGGCTGAAAGGTGATGATCTTGCTCAATTTATTCCCTCAGCAGGACAGAAGTACGGCTTTGTCTTTTTCTGTTGACATTTATTACgagtattattttcttatttggtaTAAGTAAGACCATCACATATAATATCAGAATTTGGGGGCTGATATGGTGTTTAATTGCTTGAATAGTTAGTTTTAAGCTTTaacatttccaattttttttttttttgggtattaagTCACCCCTTCAATGTCTTATAGGAATTATCTATTGGATATTGTAGCCCATATAGATATTAGAATATACAAATTATCCTCAACTAACCTCCTACAAGCTTGTGGCTTGGGTTTAAACATTCAACTGAAACGTGGTAAATTGCAGATGTACATACATGTGCCCCAAAGAATGCCTCACAATTTAAGGCACACGTAAGTAAAGTGTGTTAAAGTATATATACCATCCTTAATCCACTTTTACAAGCTTGTGCTTTTAGGAAAAAGAGTACTATGACAATAGATAAGAGATATGCTAAATGTATTTGAAGATGCATTGAATTGGGTTGTGGGATTTTctgcattttatattttaaggcAAGTCGCCAAGTATATCACTTACTTTATATGCTCTATTCTTGGGCTACAGACTGTTCACAGCCATGAAACAATCCTGCAGTCATTCATCTTCTTAACTCTTTTAGAGTATCATTGGTATGGGAAGAGACATTGACCCCTTTTGGGATGCTAAACTGCACTTAATTGAGCtggacaattttaattttattggatCAAACTTGAAATAGTCTAGTCTGATCCAGTGCAGTGTAGTCCAACTCAAACGAGCCATATATGTCTATTGGaaacaattatatattcatGGGAGATGcctttctttattcttttgtttgCATTCCAATGTAAACACTAATCACCAATTCTCCGAAGTCTTAaatgggaagaaaaagaagaaagagaaagaaagcagATGAAGAGGAATTTGGGGAAGAGGGATATAAGGGAGAAGAAGAACAACATAGGGGAGGCAAGTAAGGGTTTCTATAGGCGTGTCCAATATCAGAGTTGAGACGAGGCTACAGTAGACGTATATAGGCAGTCCATGgccccttaaaaaaaaaaaaaaaaaaaaaacctaaatggTAATAGAACTCTATGAACCACTCAATATTTTTACAGAATGATTGAAGAGATTGACTTTTCTACAAATGAAATTTATCTGTAAGATGGATAAAGTTTTAAGCAGGATTTCAAATTAAGTTAAAGAGAGTAAATGCTCAATTTTAGTGGGATACCAAGTTTTTTGGCCTAGTCCAATGATTTTCAATTTATGTATCTGTATTCTAATTTCAGGGTCGAGGATATGAAATTTCAGCTTAGAAAGCGTATGTTCACAAAACGAGTAgttagaaaaatcaatttttcaattgCTAATGGATTATCAATTGAGCTTGGCTCATATGCTTTGATTCGACCAGCTGTTCCAGGTATGGCCCTGTCATCATCTTCAGATAAAACCAGCTGTACTGAGAACTAAGCTTCTTTATATGCCATTAATAACTGTGTTCtttgttattaatttgaagGAGCAACTACCTGGCTTGATTCAGTTACCAATCATCCTCTAAAGGTGAAGTTACAATATCACATTTCGTTTCCTTCATAATATTTGTGTTTATATTTACTAGTTTACATTATTTTTGGCAGCAAATATCAATGTGTTTTTGGGCATTaatgattatttattaaagGATTTTGTAGGGATTTTTTGTTTAACATCTATAATGCAACCATGCCTCAATGACCATTGTGGTTTAGATCATGACACAGGATATCTGTGAGGGAACACTGTATCTTTAGAGAATTGACAAACCTTGAGTGTGTCAAGTTGtttcttctgttttatttactatttatttacataaatgTATTTTTGGCACAAACTCTGGAGGTCATAGTGTTTTATCTATGTCAATGGAAAAAATGAAGGAGGTTTTTAGATTGAAGGCATGAAGTTCGATGGGTATGTGGAAGGGAAAAAATGTAGcaagaatttttataaataacgaaaatatttttatgattgtaAGTAAGTATTTTCTTTTGAGTTGGTTGTCATATCTTTGTAACATTCCAatgtcttatttattttttagtttgacAATATCCATCAGCTTTAAGTTCCTAATGTTTGGTGTTTCTGTACATGTTACAAAGATTTCACTTATTGGACTTGTAATTTAGTTCTTGTTGCTGTATCA contains the following coding sequences:
- the LOC107422238 gene encoding chitinase-like protein 1, whose translation is MWTTRGVALLIGLLVVNLVVGINSDDSTRLVKKVKGVKVCIKDWECNRWSKFCCNQTISENFQVYQFENLFSKRNSPVAHAVGFWDYQSFIIASAIYQPLGFGTTGGKLMQMKEVAAFLAHVGAKTSCGYGVATGGPLAWGLCYNKEMSPSQSYCDDSYKFEFPCTPGAQYYGRGAIPIYWNFNYGAVGKALDVDLLNHPEYIEQNATLAFMAAMWRWMTPIKKLQPSAHEVFVGGWKPTKNDTLAKRVPGFGATMNILYGEMTCGQGDIDPMNTIISHYLYYLDLMGVGREEAGPNEVLSCAEQGAFNPATVAPATSSS
- the LOC107422251 gene encoding ATP-dependent DNA helicase 2 subunit KU70 isoform X2, whose translation is MDLDPDDIFRDDEDDLDNDFHLEKEATKEFLVILVDASPKMFNTTSPSEDNKDETHFHIAVSCISQSLKTQIINRSYDEVAICFFNTREKKNLQDLNGVFVFNVADRDYLDRPTARLIKEFDLIEDSFMREIGSQYGIVSGSRENSLYNALWVAQALLRKGSTKTAYKRMLLFTNEDDPFGSIEGAAKADMRKTTMQRAEDARDLGISIELLPLSRPDEEFNVSHFYADLMGLKGDDLAQFIPSAGQKVEDMKFQLRKRMFTKRVVRKINFSIANGLSIELGSYALIRPAVPGATTWLDSVTNHPLKTERTLICTDTGALLSASTKHFQPYKNFAVAFYGISSCPRLVALVAQDEIIRDGGQVEPPGMNMIYLPYSDDIRDIDEVLPDSDAATPHATDEQIRKAAALVKRIDLKEFSVCQFANPALQRHYAVLQALALEEDEMPDIKDETLPDEEGMSRPGVVSALEDFKLSVYGDHYDEECEGKASGTSRKRKTPAENAVKECASYNWGDLADNGQLKDLTVTELKYYLAAHNLPVAGKKEALISRILTHMGK